One window from the genome of Pedobacter schmidteae encodes:
- a CDS encoding RNA polymerase sigma factor, producing the protein MAAYSEFTNQELSGLLRQGDEPAFAELYKIYGPRIYSNLKRLTKDDELAKELLQEVFFKVWEKRDGLNVAVSFQAYLYKISENMVRDFFRRASRDKKLMEHLVNAASEFYSTVEDLYISKEDQGLFQKAIDELPPQRKKIFKLCKIEGKSYEEVSVLLGVSTSTVNDHIVKATKAIRLSLGGAGHNAMIGIAASLIMLNV; encoded by the coding sequence ATGGCTGCTTACAGCGAATTTACCAATCAGGAGCTGTCCGGCCTGCTAAGGCAGGGTGATGAGCCTGCGTTTGCTGAACTCTACAAAATTTATGGCCCCAGGATTTACAGTAATCTGAAACGTCTGACCAAGGATGATGAGCTGGCGAAGGAATTGCTTCAGGAGGTATTTTTTAAAGTTTGGGAGAAGCGCGACGGCCTGAATGTAGCAGTTTCGTTTCAGGCTTATTTGTATAAGATATCTGAAAATATGGTCAGGGACTTTTTTAGAAGGGCAAGCCGGGATAAAAAACTGATGGAGCACCTGGTGAATGCGGCGTCGGAGTTTTACAGTACGGTTGAGGATTTATATATATCTAAAGAAGATCAGGGCTTGTTTCAGAAGGCCATAGATGAGTTGCCCCCGCAACGGAAAAAGATTTTTAAGCTTTGCAAAATTGAAGGCAAAAGCTATGAGGAAGTCAGTGTGCTGCTTGGGGTTTCTACCTCTACCGTTAATGACCATATTGTAAAAGCAACCAAGGCCATACGCTTGTCCTTAGGTGGCGCAGGGCATAATGCCATGATCGGCATTGCAGCGTCGCTTATTATGTTGAATGTTTAG